The window AGATCGAAGCCTTGAAACATGCTATGGGAATGGCGGAAGAAGGAACGTTTATCACGGCATTAAGTGATGTTATTTCCAATGCCATTGATCTGGTACAGGAATACCAGGCGAGAGAATTGTTGGAAGATGATAAAAACCTGTAGAAAGGAGTTTTAAAATAAAGAAAATGGCTGTACCGAAAAGTATAGCCATTTTTTATGGGTTTTCTAATGATTTTTTATAATCTCTCGCAGATTTTTCTGATTAAGCAGATTAATAATAAACATCTGCGGTATCTGCAAAATCAGTGTGAGCCAATATTTTTTGATATGAATCTATATCAGTAGAGCTATGTTTCAATAAGGTATTTTTGATGATTTAAATCTTCAGTAATAATCTAGCCTGTTGAAGTACTTCATCTTGATCTTTAGAAAATTCCAAAAAGTATTGAGTTTGCCAGTCCTGTGTTTTTTGAGCTTGTTTACTTTCTGTTTTATCCCAGGTTGGATAAACTCTTATTCCCCGTTTGCCTGTCTTTTTACCGTCAGATAAAATTCCTTTTTCTAATAAAATACGTTTAGGGAAAATAAATATTCCTGAAAGATTATCTTTAAAAGAAGCAACGAGATAAAAATCAACATTGTCAGTGATATCAAAAGGAGCCGTTTCTCCTTTTTTATTTCTTTTCCAGATGGTTACAAATTGTCCTGTTTTGGTGGGTGTTATTTTAGAAATCCGGAACTTGATGTTCCAACTATTGACCACACAGTTAAAACCTGAATATTCCCTGCATTCTAAGTCTTCTTCAATGTTTGAACAACTTAATCCAAGTGGTTGAAATAGCTGATCTTCAATGGTTTTTAAATTCAAGAGTTAATGTTTAAAGTTCAATGTTTTAAGGGTTAAAGTGGGTTACCCAACCCATAATAGTTCGCTTGAATAACCACCTATTCAATAGGGGATGGCCATATTCCCCTCCGCTGGAGGGGTGGCAAAAATTCAAAGAATTTTTGACGGGTGGTTTATGTTTTATTCAATTTTCCTCATTTATCCTTCTCCAAAAAAAGCATTTGAACTTCCGATCCAGATGGCATCTTTTTTATTGAAATCAACATTTACCATCGCGGCTTTAGTCATTCTTCCAAGATTTTCCAATAGAATAGGGCGTTCGTCATTTTCCCGCCAAATATACAACAAACGGATCTCTGCTTTTGAAAATTCTCCGTTGATATCTTCAAAAATTGGTTCATAGTACACTTTTCTCTGCAGAATATAGTTTTCTTTATCCGGAATGGTATCTGTAATTTCCTTCGTAGGATTTAAATTAACACCACTTCCTGCGAATGAAAATAAAGGTTTCAATACAAAGTCTTCAAGGTTTTCATTTTCCGGAAAATTATGTAAGAAATAGCTCTTCGGAACAAACTGGTGTTTTAATAATGGTAAAAGGAATTTTGAGATTTTAAAGAACCAGTTTGGATGGGTGATCCATTTGACATCCACCTCTTCACGGAAATCAAACTCACTGGTAAGATCTGGAATATTGTCCAGTTCATCAAATATAACACGGTTGTAAATTCTCTTGATTTCTACCAGAGTTCCATTGTTTTCATAATACAGTTTTTTACCTTCTTTCTTAATTTTGGTAAGGCATACTGTTTTTATTCCTAATAACTTCTCTGTTAAAGCAAAATCAATAGCCGTTTTTTGTTTTTCAGGAAAGATTTCAAGAAGGATTACATTTTCAGGGTTTTCATCACCAACAATCAGTTCCTTCAAATATTTTTTAAAGGTTTCATGAGGCATAGGATTTCTGATTTCCGAAAGAAAAGGGTAAACTTCACAAAAAGTTTCTTCATACACTTTCTGAAAAGCATATAAAGAGGGAAACGCCTGAAGTTCTATCAGCTGAGGTTCTATTGCTCCGTTTTCGCTTTTGCAGACTCCAAAATCTATCGTGAAAAAGTGAGGCTGATCTGTATCATTGGGAACTCTGCAGTTATCAGGAACGGCTTTCTGAAGAAGTTCTGCAGGCATTGCCTTAATCTGGCTGATAATACTTTCGCTGGCATCAATAAGCTTGCTTTCAAATTCTTTAGTCAGGAAAATAGGGCTTTCTGAAACCCTGAAAGTAGGTGCTGTACCTCCTTTTTCTGCCAGTATATTTTTTAATTGATTGTATTTTTCATCCGAAAACTCCTGATTATACTGTTTTCTGTATTTTGGAATCATATTTTTTTTCTTTGTGATGTTAAAAAAATCGAACATTTCTGCCCGATTGTTATAGGTAACTGGAAGAGAGAAGCTGGGCGAGGGACGGTTTCAGGTCTGAAAATCTATAGTATTAATTCTAAAATAAAAAAGATTTTCAGTAGCCTTAACCGATAATAACTTCCGGCATCCTTCTTCCAGCCTTTTAAACCAAAGATTCAGCTTCTTTCAAAATGTTTTTTTTTGCAAACTGAAGGAATCTCGGAAGGATCTGATGTCTGGTCAGAATGATTTTATCTTCATCGTCTATTCTGTCGATAGTTTCGAGATATTTCTCCATACCGAAATTTTCAATCATGGCTTCTCTGTTTTTTTCATCTTTCAGATTTTCGATCAGAGATTCAGGATTAGCTTCAGGGTGAAACTGTGTTCCGAATATCTCTTCCGAAAAACGAACTGCCATTACCGCTCTTTCCAGATTGATATGAGGACGGAACTTTTCAATCGCCATGATGGTCATTCCAAGTTCTTCAAAACGCTCATGATCCGGCTCGATAAACTGGTAAGCTCTGGAATCTACCGCATAAAAAGGATCCTGAAGATTTTTGAATAAAAACTCTTCTTTACCTTCGTCTGTTTTATGAACAGGCATTACTCCGAAAGAGTAAGATTTTCTTTTGCAGATATTACCCAGGTTCCAGTGAATACTTGCCAGCTGGAATGAGTGGCAGATAAGGAAAAGGTATTTTTTATCTTCATTATATTTATTATGCTCAAAAACAGAATCTAGAAAATGGGCAAATCTGTCTTCCCATGCAAAGCCTTCACGATGTGGGTTTCCCGGACCGCCTGAAGAAATGAAAATATCAAAGTCTCCAATCTCCGGCATTTCATCTTTAAACCTCACATCAAATGTCTTGATGACAACATTTTCTTCAGAGTTCTGCTGAAATGCTTCAGAAATTTCTTTAATGTTTCTAAAACCTTGATTCACATGATTGTTGTTCATGTCCAGCAGAGCAATTCGAATATCTTTCATTACATCATATTTTTTGTAAAGTTACCAAAAAAATTATGAAGCAGGTTCACCATGTGTTATGCCATACTCCGTTTCAGAGATCATATAATCAACGACTTTCGTGAGATCACCTGTTTCTTTAAAGATCTGAAGCTGCCTGTCTGCGCCGGTTCCGTTTTCAAGAATTTTCCAGGCATATTCCACTTCATGGCGGCATCCCAAATCGTCTACCACATCATCAATAAACTCTAAAAGTTCTTTCAATAAATGAGGATAAGGAACAGATTCTTCCTTTCCAAAATCGATCAGATGGGCTTCGATGCCGCTTTTAGAGGCACGCCATTTATTTTCGTTCAAAAGGAGTCTTCTGTAGCTTCTGAAGCTCAGATTTTGCTGGTGAAGTTTATAGATTTTAGCAACGAGACTCTGCATGATTGCAGCTAGACACACCGTTTCATCAATTCTCAGCGGCATATCACAGATTCTGAATTCAATTGTAGGGTAGAATGGATGTACCCGTAAATCCCACCAGATTTTCTTGGCATTGTCGATGGTTCCTGTTTTCACAAGAAGATCTACATAACTGTCGAATTCTGCCAGAGAATTAAAATAGCTCGGAATACCGGTTCTCGGGAATTTTACGAAGATTTCCTGTCTGTAAGATTTAAATCCCGTGTATCTCCCGATCCAGAATGGCGAATTGGTAGAAAGAGCATACACGTGAGGAAGAAAGTAACGCATTACATTCTGAATTCTTACGCCTTCTTCACGATTAGGAATTCCAATGTGGACGTGCAGTCCGAAAATAAGGTTTTCCCGGGCTACGTCTCCCATGTCATCTACGATTTTAATGTATCTTTCTCCTTGAGTGATATTGTTATCAGACCAATGCGAAAAAGGGTGAGTACCTCCTCCGGAAACACGAAGTCCCTGCTCATGAGCAATATTGATGAGATGACGTCTTAAATTCGTTAATTCTGCTCTGGCTTCCTGAATATTCTGGCAGATCCCTGTTTCCATTTCAATCATAGATTCATGCATTTCGTGTTTTAAATTTTCACTTAAAACCGCTTTGCCCCCTTCGATGATTTTTGAAACGTGAGAAACCAAATCTCTGCTTTCTACATCAATGATCTGATATTCTTCTTCAATTCCAATAGTAAACTGATGCATTTGTTTTGTGTTTTTTATTTCTTTTCAATGTTATTTTATGGAATCTTTCACAAAGGTTCCCCAAGTAATATTAGGTTTCCCTGGAACATATTCTTTAGCTTTTTCTACAGCCAGTTTTGCCGCGTGCTCTATAATCCATGCAAAATTTTCTTCTCCTACAGAATTTCGGTCTGCATCCGGAGCCGGGTTACAGAAATCAATGGCATAAGGAATACCGTCTCTTACAGCAAATTCTACTGTATTGAAATCATATCCCAACGCTTCATTCATGGTAATGGTATAATCATGAATGGTTTTTAGTAGCTTTTCAAGTTCTTCGCCTTGTGTCTGATGAGTTGTGGCGTATCTCAGGTGAGGGGCATTTCTGGGCTCATAAGGCATGATATGGACATATTTTCTGCCCAGGCAGTAAACTCTGTAATAATCATCAAAGATAATTTCTTCCTGTACCATCATTACAAGCTGTTCCGTTTCTCCCAGTTTGTTCCAAAGATCATCCGGATTTTCTACTCTGTACACATTTTTCCAGCCACCACCGTCGTGAGGCTTCATGTATGCCGGAAACCCTACATAATTAAAGATATATTCCCAGTCGTGCGGAAACTTCAGGTTTCTGAATGAAGTTTCAGAAGTATTGTCCGGTCTTTCATGTGACGGAAGCAGAACTGTCTTGGGAAGCGGAATTCCAAGTTTAGACATCAGGGCATTGTTGAAAAATTTCTCATCAGCACTCCACCAAAACGGATTGTTGATTACATAAGTGCCATTAAGTGCTGCATTTTTCAGGTAAGCTCTGTAAAAGGGAACATCCTGTGAAATTCTGTCGATGATTACCGCATAACCATAATCTGCACCCTGTTCTAATTTGTCGATGGTAACGGGTTCAGCTATGATGTCTCCACCTCCCAGTTCATTCACTTTATCTATAAATGCCCAGGGAAAGGTGTCTTCCATACCGAAAAGAATTCCTACTTTTTTTGTCATAATTTTTGTTTTTAAGATGGGTGTATATTTTTTCTATTTGTCTTTTTATTGTTTTTAAGAGAAAAATGCTCCTATGAAGGTTGGGAAAACCATTCTCCATAGCGGCCAGTCATGGCCTATCCATTTTCTTTCGTCGTACCAAAAGTCTATCCCTTTCAGTCTTAAAATTTCGGCCATTTCAACATTTTTATCTTTGCAGATATCCTGATCAGAAGTACTGAGTACAATATGCATGTGTTTGTATTTCCAGGCATCATCATTTCTTACAAATTCTCTGGGACAGTTGAAATATACCATTTCGTCAGAATAACCATCCATGAAATTTCTTATGCTGAATGCTCCGGAAAGGCAAAACAGGTGGGAAACCACATCAGGAAATCTGAAAGCAAAATTAGCAGCGTGATATCCTCCAAAACTTGCTCCGGCTACTGCTACGCGATGAGTTTTATGAAGTTTCTGAATATAGGGAACAAATTCCTTGATCAGAAACTGTACATATCTTTCATAGTTTCTTATTCTTTGCTGAGGAGATATTTTGTCATCATAAAAGCTCCAGCTGTCAATGGTCTGAACATTATAAAGCTTTACTTTTCCCTGTTCTATAAACCAGTTGATACTTCCGTTAAGATGAAAATCATGATTTTGGGTGTATTGTCCCTGGGAAGTAGGAAACATGATAATAGGGTGGCCGTAATGTCCGGTCACTTCTACCTGAAGACTTGTTCCCAATATATTTGAATAATACTCTGTATGTTCTATGTGAGGCATTTTTCCTTGTTTAATTTTAATATTGCACTTATATTAATTTGATAAATTCAATTCCTCCAAGCTGATCTTTTTCTAAAATATCCAGTACGATTGTTCCTGATTTCGGATGTTCGAGGATTATATTTTCTTTAAAGATCCATTTTGATCCAGGTTTGTTGGCGTGAGTTGAGTCAACGAACTGATAATATGCTTTGCTTTGCCATTTTCCCGGACTTATGTTTTCTAAATTACATTTTAGTTTGGAATCTTCTAGCAGATTATATATTATGAATTCAATAATATTTTGAATATCAATGTCACGTTTTATTTTTTAGGAACTCAACTTATTGCTTTTGGGAGGGAGAATATTCAGCATATCTGCATGAATCATTTCTGCTGCAGAGTCCAGTCTCTCCTGTACCACGGAGGCATCACCGGATTTGTAAACAATCCCGACGTGATAATCTATCGGAAGAAATTTTACAACTTCTTCACATTCAAAACTGCTGTAATCAGGTTCTTTATCTTTAATCAGAGCAACAATCAGCCCTGAATAATATCCTGTGGGTGGTGAAACACTGTAATCACTGCCTCTCAGAAGAGCATCTTCAATTTTAGCCCATTCTCTCCAGATATTGATGCCGCTTGATGCTTCTACCAGGTCCGGAATATGAGCACCACCAACCCTTGAGGAGGTTTCAAGGAAATACCATTTGCCATCTTCTTTTCCACGGATAAATTCTGTATGGGTAGCGCCATTGATCAATCCGAAATTGGAAAGTACTCTGGCATTGATTTCTTCCAGAGCTTTGAACTCTTCGGAATACCGGCCTAAAGTCTTGGACCGGAATACGCCGCCTTCATGGGAAACCTGCATAGGAGGAGCAAGGTATTTTGAAGCAGAAGTGAATACAATTTTTTTATTAAAAGTAAGGCTGTCCACATGGTAAACGTCTCCAGGTTTAAAACTTTCCAGTAAAAAAAGATGACGTTCTTCTCCCAGTGTTTCTAATGCCTCATAAAGCTGTTCTTTGGAGGTTATTTTCTTGATTCCTGATGCTGAAGCTTCAGAGCGGGGTTTCAGTACCCATGGCGCAGGAACGCGGTCTGTAAATTCATTGACTTCATTATCATTGAATACAGCTGTAAATTCAGGAACACTGATCTCTGAATCTTTTGCTTTTTGGCGCATAGCCAGTTTATCCCTGAAATATCGGTGTGTAGTCTGTCCCATTCCCGGAATGCGGAATGTTTCCCTGATTAATGCAGCTTTTTCTACGTCATAATCATCCAATGCCACTACAGCATCTACTTTTCTGGTTTTCATCAGGTGGGAAAATCCCTGAATCAGATGCTCCAGATTCCATACGGACGGTTTGAGTTCCGGCATATAAAATACCTCATCAATTGCGTGCCAGGGCCAGTTTTTTTCTTTAAGATTTTCTGAGGTTACTAAAATGATTTTATTGCCGAGATTCTTCATTTCGTCCATAAAATCGTAGCCTTTGTAATAGCACGAAATACACACAATAGTTTTCTTCTCCATATAATGTTTTTTAATGTTTAGTGAATTTTCAAAAATAAAAGCATTTGTTTATTATTTTATTAATACTAAAAAATGTAATATCGTGCGTTTTTGAAAATTCACTAATCAATTATACAGAGTTTTTTTGTAAAAAACTAATTTTTAGTGATAATTTTCAATTAAGTTCACGAGGAGTTGAACCCCGAAACCTGTTGCTGCTTTTTCTTTGGCATAGCCTACACTTCCGAAGGCTACTCCGGCAATATCCAAATGAGCCCATTTAGGGTGGTTTTCAATGAATTGCTCTAAGAATTTTGCTGCAATAATGCAGTCCCCAACAGGCTTCATAGAGATGTTTTTCATATCGGCTACATCAGACTGAATATCGTCTTTCCAGACGTCCCATAAAGGGAGATTCCATACTCTTTGATTGGTTTGATCTCCGGTTTTTATCAGATTATTTTTCAGCTCCTCATTATTGGAGAACATCGCGGCACAAGTGTCTCCAAACATACGTACAGAGCTTCCTGTTAAAGTAGCCAGATCAATAAGAAAATCTGTTTTGTAGTTTTTAGAAAGATAAGATAATCCGTCTGCAAGGATTAAACGGCCTTCGGCATCAGTATCAAGTACTTCAATGGTTTTTCCGTTGTAGGCTGTAATCACATCACTTGGAAGCAGCGCTTTTTCTGAAACAGCATTATCTGTAATAGGAAGAACAGCAATAATGTTCACAGGAAGTTGCATTTCTGCAGCATAAATTAAAGTTCCCAAAACAGCTGTAGCGCCTCCCATATCAGACTTCATATAATGCAGATTGGCAGAGCTTTTTATTGATATTCCTCCGGTATCAAACAACACACATTTTCCAACCAGTCCGAAAGTCTTGGCATTTTTAACCGTAGTTTTATATTCTAAAATAGTGAATGCTGCATCATAAGCACTTCCTTGATTGACAGAAAGATAAGCGCCCAATCCAAGCTCTTCACATTTCTTCCTGTTGAATACAGTATATTTTAATTCATATTTTTTTGCCAGATTTTTAAGGTAAGCACTTAAAATATCCGGTTTTTTAAGATTGGCAGGTTTGTTGAGCCAGTCCTGACATGCGGTCTGTCCGTTAATCAGAGCTTCTGTTTTCTGACTGATATGGTCTAATTTTTTCTGGCTTACATTTTCAAAATGCAGTTCAAATTTTGCGTTCCAGAAAGTGTTTTTTTTTTCAAAAGGATAATTGTAGGTTCCGGCTAAAAGTCCTTTTACAAATTCCTCAAATTGTTTTTCATTCATGAAATCTGCAAGAGCTAACGTAGGTACTGCCTGCAGTTTTTCTTTCTGTGTTTGTGAGAATTTAGCTGCAACCTGCTGGATTTCAAAATTTTGTAATGTGGATTTTCCTAATCCAATGAAATAGGTAATTCCTTCTTCATGAGCATTGATGAAAACTTCATACTTCTTACCCGTAAAAAAAGTAGCAATGTTTTTATTGAAATTTTTACTGGATTTTGTCCATTCTTCCTCTGTAAATAGGTGGAAGACCTGAGTGTAATTTTTGTTTTTTTTATTAATTAGTTTCATAAATAGATATTATATTTTTCTAAGATCATACACAATCACCTTCCCATTTGTTCTTGTCTTTCTGAAAATCTTCTTCAGCGATTTTGTAAGCTTAGTTTTTAATGCTTTGTTGTTGTGGTTTTACTTCTACAGGGTTTTCTGTATTGTCATAGAAAAGCCATTCAATGGCTCTTGGGAACTCCTGTGACCAGTAAAATTCATTATGGGTGCCTTCAGGGTTGATATTGGTTTTAAACTCAAAATCAAAAAGCTTTTTCTCTTCCCATCTTTTAAGATATTCTTCAAAAATATGAATTCTTTTGACCATTTTAGATCCTTCCTGGCCTCCTCCATAAAGATAAATTTTTGTTTTAAAAGGAACCCTGAAATTCATCATCGGAAAGTTGTTGTTAGGCTCTACCCAAAGAGAGGGTGAGAAGATCAATAATTTGGAATAGACTTCAGGATAAAGAAACCCGCTGTATATGCTGATCAGTGCTCCCAATGAACTGCCTCCGATTCCGGTATTGTCGCGGTCTTTTTTTGTTCTGTAGTTTTCATCTACAAAAGGTTTTAAAGTATCTGCAATAAAGCGGATATATTTTTTTCCCTCAGAGCCGTTGGCTACATGATCATTATCAAAAATATATTCTTTGATTCTTTCCTCGCTGCCATGCTCTATGGCAATGATGATAAGGTCACCACGGCCATATTCTGCAAGGATAGACAGTTTTTTGTCAATTTCCCAGTTTCCGAAGCCGCTTCCTTCATTGAATAAGTTCTGGGCGTCCTGAAGATATAAAACAGGATATCGCTTATCTGTTGTATGATAATCATAGGGAAGCAGTGCCCAGACTTTACGGTGGCGGTCAAGCTGCGGGATATAAAAATTTTCGGAAATCACTTCAGCAATGGGATAATATTCTTCTTTGAACGGCCCCCAGTTTAATCTCCATTTTTCTATCGTATCAGAAGTTTTGCCGGCAGATCTTTTTACTTTGCGGTTGGGAGTAATATTTCCATATTGGTCCAGTTCCACATTCTCCCAGCCTCCCTTTGTGAATTTATAATCAATTTCTTCTGGCAGAAGCTGATCTTCAATTTCTATAAAGTAATTGGAGGAGTCAGTTTGTTTAAGCTGGAAATTGTAGTCTTTGGGATTCCAGCTGTTGAAATTTCCGGTAATAAATACCGGCCTGTCGTCTTTTTCTTCGGTATAAAGTTCAAACCTCATCGTGTGTGTTTAATAATGTTGATGTTAAATTTATAAAAAAAGATTGTTTTGAAATCATAAAAATGTGAGGTAAAAAATGATATATTTGATAGAATGACAAAACACGAAATGATATTGATAATTATTTGATGAATAATTAATCGCTATTGTCAGTATTTTTCGTAGTTTCAGGGAAATTATAAATACAAACCGATCTTGATGAATTCTGTTAAAACCTACACGCTTTTCACCGATCATGATGTGTATCTTTTCAAAGAAGGTAGGCATTATAAGCTGTATGGTAAATTTGGAGCGCATTCTGCAGAAAAAGATGGCGTGAAGGGCGTGTACTTTTCAGTGTGGGCTCCTAATGCAAAGAAAGTTTCCGTGATCGGAAATTTTAATAACTGGAATCATAAAGATCATATTTTGTTTCCAAGATGGGATGGATCAGGAATTTGGGAAGGATTTATTGAAGGATTAACCTGGGGAACATTATACAAATATGCCATTGAAACACCAAGAGGTGAGATCCTGGAAAAAAGTGATCCTTACGCTGTAAGCTGGGAACAGAATATTCAGGCAGCTTCCTTGGTTTCTACCACCTGGTATGAATGGAATGATCAGGAATGGATGGATAACCGCTGGGAAAGGAACAGGCTTGAAGCTCCTATATCAGTGTACGAGCTGCACCTTGGTTCCTGGGTGAGGGAAGGTGATAATCCGGGCCAGTTTTTAAATTATCGGGATATTGCAGAAAAGCTGGTTCCCTATATCAGTGAAATGGGTTTTACGCACGTAGAATTTATGCCTGTGATGGAATATCCGTATGATCCCAGCTGGGGATACCAGATTACCGGTTTTTATGCAGCTACTTCACGTTTCGGCTCACCGCAGGATCTGATGTTTCTCATTGATGAACTTCATAAAAATAATATAGGCGTTATCCTGGATTGGGTTCCGTCTCATTTTCCGGGAGATGCTAATGGTCTTCACCGCTTTGATGGATCATATCTCTATGAACATGAAGATCCGAGAAAAGGGTTTCATCCCGATTGGAAGTCTCATATTTTCAATTACGGAAGAAATGAAGTCAAATCTTTTCTGATTTCAAATGCTATGTTCTGGCTGGACCGCTACCATGCTGACGGATTGCGTGTGGATGCAGTAACTTCAATGCTTCATCTGGATTATTCTAGAAATGAAGGAGAATGGGAACCGAATATCTATGGAACCAATGTAAATCTGGAAGCAAAAACCTTTCTGCAGGAATTTAATACTGCAGTTTATAAGGAATTCGGAAATAATATCATGACCATAGCAGAGGAAAGTTCAGATTTCCCTATGCTTACAAAACCTGTGCATGACGGAGGTGTAGGCTTTGGAATGAAATGGATGATGGGCTGGATGCATGATACTTTGGATTACTTCAAAGAAGATTTTGATAATCGTAAATTCCATCATCATAAGCTGACGTTTGCTTCTATGTATATGTATAATGAAAATTATATGATGCCTTTGTCGCACGATGAAGTCGTACACGGAAAAGCAAGTCTGATCTATAAAATGAAAGGTGATGAATGGCAGAAATTTGCCAATCTGCGTACCTTATATGTATACATGTATACCCATCCCGGGGCCAAACTGCTTTTCATGGGGGATGAATTCGGGCAGACGAGTGAATGGAACTTTACCCGAAGTCTCGACTGGCATTTGCTGAAATATCCTGTTCATAAAGGAATGCAGGAAATTGTTAAAGAACTGAATCACCTGTATACATCAGAATCTGTCTTTTATGAAAATCAGTTTGATAAACATGGTTTTGAGTGGGTAGAAGCCGATGACCTGGAAAACTCTGTGTATGTATACCTGAGAAAAGGAAAACGAAAAGATGATGTTGCTATGGTAGCTTTAAATCTGGCTCCAAAAGTACT of the Chryseobacterium viscerum genome contains:
- the glgB gene encoding 1,4-alpha-glucan branching protein GlgB, with the translated sequence MNSVKTYTLFTDHDVYLFKEGRHYKLYGKFGAHSAEKDGVKGVYFSVWAPNAKKVSVIGNFNNWNHKDHILFPRWDGSGIWEGFIEGLTWGTLYKYAIETPRGEILEKSDPYAVSWEQNIQAASLVSTTWYEWNDQEWMDNRWERNRLEAPISVYELHLGSWVREGDNPGQFLNYRDIAEKLVPYISEMGFTHVEFMPVMEYPYDPSWGYQITGFYAATSRFGSPQDLMFLIDELHKNNIGVILDWVPSHFPGDANGLHRFDGSYLYEHEDPRKGFHPDWKSHIFNYGRNEVKSFLISNAMFWLDRYHADGLRVDAVTSMLHLDYSRNEGEWEPNIYGTNVNLEAKTFLQEFNTAVYKEFGNNIMTIAEESSDFPMLTKPVHDGGVGFGMKWMMGWMHDTLDYFKEDFDNRKFHHHKLTFASMYMYNENYMMPLSHDEVVHGKASLIYKMKGDEWQKFANLRTLYVYMYTHPGAKLLFMGDEFGQTSEWNFTRSLDWHLLKYPVHKGMQEIVKELNHLYTSESVFYENQFDKHGFEWVEADDLENSVYVYLRKGKRKDDVAMVALNLAPKVLDYKIGIPSGTHWEVILNSDDEKYSGSGVEPEILEEKDEEWRGYPKSMTVKLPPLAGIILRQKKDKKYKLHRIKHKR